Proteins from a genomic interval of Zingiber officinale cultivar Zhangliang chromosome 1B, Zo_v1.1, whole genome shotgun sequence:
- the LOC122047224 gene encoding arginyl-tRNA--protein transferase 2-like has translation MGKEFDGGLPRALDHGWRRSGCFLYKPEMDRTCCPSYTIRLKANTFYPSKDQDRVCKRMQRFLDGATSMDKSDNSKQKANPCKGSLKLVSKESTPVFTSIPTNESSSSMCEKLSSESAILHSLSDIIDKSMNILFGEYISSCCSASES, from the exons AGCTCTTGACCATGGTTGGAGGAGATCCGGCTGTTTTCTTTACAAACCTGAGATGGATAGGACGTGTTGCCCATCTTATACTATTCGTCtgaaagccaataccttctatccCTCCAAAGACCAAGATCGTGTATGCAAAAGAATGCAAAG GTTCTTAGATGGTGCCACATCAATGGATAAATCTGATAATTCAAAACAGAAGGCTAATCCTTGTAAGGGTTCACTCAAGCTGGTCAGCAAAGAATCTACACCAGTATTCACATCAATACCAACAAATGAATCTTCATCTAGTATGTGTGAAAAGCTGTCCAGTGAATCTGCCATTCTTCATTCTTTGTCGGACATTATTGATAAATCCATGAACATACTTTTTGGGGAGTATATCTCTTCCTGTTGCTCAGCTTCTGAAAGCTAA